The sequence TCAAAATTATCACCTTCGGGTTATTCCAACCATGCGATTCACCTGGTCCGTACGGTTCAGAACAACACTTTGGCGCTGTCGCAAATGGCCGATCAGAAGGCCTCCATCCTGATGGGCGCAACATTTCTGGTGTTCTCGATCTCGGTCAGCCGATCGCTGGCGGGCGATCTGCCGTGGTCGCTGGCGCTGCTGGCAGGATTTGCGTTTGCCAGTTCGCTATGCGCGGTGATGGCGGTGTTGCCAGCCATCGGGAAACCCAAGGGGCCGGCTCCCGGAACGGTGCAGCGGCCCAACCCGTTATTCTTCGGCAGCTTTGCGAACCGCGACGAGGATGAATGGCGGGACGAAGTGCTTGAATTGCTGAAAGGCGATGAGGAGGTCTTTTCCACCATGCTGCACGATATCTACCAGAACGGCATGGTGCTGCAGCACAAGAAATACCGTTATCTGACGCTTGCCTATCGGATCTTCATAATCGGCCTGGTGCTGACGATGATCGCCTTCATCATCGAAATGGCGATCACCTATTAAGGGTCAATCGAGCAGCGCCTTCACCGCGCGCATGAACGGCCCGATCGATACCGGCTTGGCGAGGTAATCGGCAGCGCCCGCGCCGCGAATTTTTTCTTCGTCACCCTTTCCCGCATAGGCCGTCACCGCCAGGACCGGCACGCTGGCCAGCGCGGAATCCTGTTTCATCCGGGCAATCAGGTCGATGCCCGACACCCCTGCCAGATTGATATCCATGATCGCCAGATCGGGCGCAAAGGCGCGAGCGGCGTTGATCGCAACCTCTCCATCTGCAACCGGCTCGACCTCGAAACCGCCCGCTTTCAAAACATCGCAGAACAATTTGCGGTTGAGATCGTTATCTTCCACGACCAGTATCTTTTTTGCCAATTGGCCAAACTCCTGCCACGCTCTTGCCCCGCCCTGCCATGTCGCGGTGGCGCTGCCATCTATTCCGAACACGGGACTTACACAATTCTCAAACAACCTCTCTCATCAAAAGCCGAGATCGTGGATAGCGAGGCGCTTGCCCTGTCCGCGCTAGGCTGGATATTGACCGATTCGCAGCGGGCCGAACGCTTGCTCAGCCTGACCGGACTCACGCCCGACCAGCTGCGCGGCGGGCTGGGCGATCCCGGCGTACTGGCATCGGTGCTGGAATTTCTCGCAAATCACGAACCCGACTTGATCCTGGCCGCCGATGCGCTGGAAACAACGCCCGAAGCGCTGATCGCCGCCAGCAGGGAGCTGAACGCATGAGCCGCCCACTCGTCATCTCCGATTGCGATGAAGTGCTGCTGCGTATGGTGGCCCATTTTCACGAGTGGCTGGAGGAAAGCCAGGGGGTCGATTTCCACCTGAAGGGCAATAATTTCGCCACCGCTATGCGCTGGCAATCAACCGGAGAGCCTTTGGCCGAAAAGGATATATGGCGTTTCCTGGGCGGGTTTTTCGATACCGAAATGCACCGGCAGGATCCTATTGCGGGCGCGCTGGAAGGGATCGGGGCACTGCGCGAACATGCCGATGTGGTGGTGCTGACCAACCTCAACGATGCGCGCCAGCAGATGCGCGTGGATCAGCTGAGAACGCACGGCCTGGATGTGCCGGTCTATACCAACACCGGCCCCAAGGGACCTGCGCTGCGGCGGATCCTCGACGAATACCGGCCCAGCCGCGCGATCTTTATCGACGATCTGGCGCAGCATCACGGCTCGGCCAAAACCGATGCGCCCGAATTGCACCGGCTGCATCTATGCGGCGAACCGTCGATCGCACCGCATATCGATTGCGCGTATGAGGCAGGTCATGCCCATGCGCGGATCGACGATTGGCAAGCGGCGCTGCCGTGGATCTTGGAAAGACTGGAAAGGGAACCTGCATGAGCATCGATGCCAGACTGGCCGAACTGGGTATCAAACTGCCCGAAGCGGCGGCCCCCGTGGCCAGCTATGTCCCGGTGGTGGCGCATGGCGGTTTCGCGCATGTTTCGGGCCAATTGCCCTTTATCGATGGTCAGCTGGTGACCGGCCGACTGGGCGAGGATGTCTCGCTCGACCGCGGCATCGCGGCGGCGCGGGCCTGCGGTTTGATGATCCTGGCGCAGCTGAAGAATGCGCGTATCTCGCTCGATTCGGTCGAGCGGATCGTCAAGCTGGGCGCATTCGTCAATTCGGACCCTCATTTCGCGGACCAGCCGAAAGTGGCCAATGGCGCGTCGGAATTGATGTTCGATATTTTCGGCGAGATCGGTCGCCATTCGCGCAGCGCCGTCGGCGTGCCGGTATTGCCGCTGCACGCTGCGGTGGAGGTGGATGCGATCATTGCCATCAGGCCGGACTGAAATGAGTAGCCGCGCGGGCTGGATCCGCGGGCAGATTTTCGCCCATCGCGGGCTGCATTTGGCGGCGGTGCCCGAGAACAGCCCCGCCGCCTTTGAAGCTGCCATCGCGCGCGGTTTGGGTATCGAGTGCGATGTCCAGGCCAGCCGCGACTGGCAGGCGATGGTGTTCCATGATTGGGAACTGGACCGACTGACCGACGAAGCGGGCCCGCTACTCGAACGCGATGCGGCCGAGATTGGCGGGGTGACGCTGTCTGCGAATGGCGAGGCGATCCCGAATTTGCCTCATTTGCTTGAACAAATCGGAGGGCGCGCTGCGCTGCTGATCGAGATCAAGTCGCGGCGCGGGTTTCCGGTCGAGCAGCTGTGCCGTTCCGTAGGCAATGCGTTGGCGGGCTATGACGGCGATGCAGCCGTAATGAGCTTCGACCCGCGTGCGCCGCGCTGGTTCGCCGACCATGCGCCTGACATCGTGCGCGGGCTGGTGGTCACCGAAGAGGGCAAGAAAGGTCCGCGCGGCGCTTGGGAAAGACGCCTGGCGCTGCGCCATTCGCGCGCCGAATTCCTGGCTTACGACATTCGCGACCTGCCAAGCCGCTTCGCAGCCAGGGCCCGCGCGCGCGGATTGCCCGTCGCCAGTTGGACGGTGCGCACGCCGGAATTGCGCGAGCGGGCTGCGCAGCACGCCGACGCCCCGATTGCCGAAGGGGATGGGCTGGCGTGAGCGAGACGCAGCTGACTATCCGCGTCGCCGATTCGGTCGGCGAGCTGCCGCGCGCAAATTGGGATGCGCTGGCGGGGGCGGACAACCCCTTCGTCAGTCACGATTTTCTGACCGCGCTGGAGGATTCGGGCAGCGTCGGCCCCGGTACCGGCTGGCAGAGCGCACCGCTGGTGCTGGAAAGCGGCGGCGTTCTGCTGGCTGCCATGCCAAGTTATGTCAAAGGGCACAGCCAGGGCGAATTTGTGTTCGATCATGCCTGGGCGGATGCCTATGAGCGGGCCGGGGGCAGCTACTATCCCAAGCTGCAGATCGCCGCACCATTCACCCCTGCGACCGGTCCGCGCCTGCTGCTGTCCGATGCCTCGCTGGCGGGGCCGCTGCTGCGCGGCGCAGAGCAGCTTTGCGCGCAAAACGGTTTTTCCTCTGCCCACGCGACTTTCATCGAGCCTGGACAATTACCCCTGTTCGATGATGCCGGCTGGCTGCTGCGGCAGGACATCCAGTTCCACTGGGAAAACCGCGACTATCGCAGTTTCGAGGATTTCCTCGGCGCGCTTGCCAGCCGCAAGCGCAAGGCGGTGCGCAAGGAGCGTGCGGCGGCGCAGGAAGGGTTGCGGATCGAACGGTTGAGCGGTGCACAAATCCGCGCCGAACATTGGGATATTTTCTGGGATTTCTACCAGGATACCGGCGCGCGCAAATGGGGCACGCCCTATCTGACGCGCAGCGCCTTCACCCTGCTGGGCGAGCGTATGGGGGAGAAAATCGTACTGGTGCTGGCGTTCGACGATGACGATCTGCCGATTGCCGGGGCACTCAATTTCGTGGGCAGCGACACGCTCTATGGCCGCTATTGGGGTTGCAGCCGCGATGTGCGCTTCCTGCATTTCGAGCTGTGCTATTATCAGGCGATCGACATCGCCATCGAACGCGGCCTGAGCCGGGTCGAGGCCGGTGCACAAGGCGGACACAAGCTGGCGCGCGGGTACGAACCTTCGGTGACGCATTCCGCCCACTGGATCGCCGATCCCGGCTTTCGCGAGGCCGTATCCGATTTCCTCCAGCGCGAGCGCGATGGGGTGGCGGGGGACCGCCTGTTCCTGAACGAGCGGACGCCCTTCAAGAAGGGCTAACCTGCGGCAGGGCTTGCGTCAGGCTGCCTTGCGCGCTTCGTCTGCAAGCCATTGGCGCGCGCGGCGTTGGGCTTCGGCGATTTCGCGTGCCGTCATCTCTTCCGACACATCGGCGCGGCACCATGCGGCTTCTTCGTGACCGCGCGTTGCGGCCAGGTTGAACCATTTATGGGCTTCCACCAGGTCGCACGTCGCGCCGTGGCTGCCGGTCGAAAAGGCGACGCCCAGATCATATAGAGCAGTCAGCTCGCCCTGCGCCGCAGCGGCCAGGCAATTGGCTATCAGCAGATCGGCGGCCGCATTGTTTTCGGCTTCGATCGGCGTTCCGGTTATGGCTTTCAGTTCCATCCCACTTCCCCTGTTGGCGAATGTATCCAATCCGCTAAGCCGAGTTCAAACGCCTTATGGTCAACAATTGGTTAACGCGGCTGGACAATTCGTTCCTGCCGCTGGGCCACGTGGGGCGCTGTGCGACATGATCGCATCGCTTTTCGTTCCGAATTTACCCGCCATTAAACATGCTGCGAGATCGCCGCTTGTGCCTGCTTCATGGCGCGCCTATAGGCCCGCGCAACGGCTCGAACGGATTGCTGAGAATATTCAGGATCTTTCGGGTTGCGGGCAAGTGGCGGGCAGCCCGGCGACGTGGGAACTTTGGACCAGAGGACCGGATGGCCGCAACGGCACAAGACGAAATCGACATCCTGGAAAAGGCCAAGCGATCGCTGCCGGCGGATTATGTCCCGTCGGACGACGAACGCTATATGAATGAAAAGCAGCAGGATTATTTCCGAATGCTGCTGCTGGAATGGAAAAAGTCCATCCATTCTGCGGCCTCGGCGACGCTGCAATCGTTGCAGGACGGTCCCATTCGGGAAGCGGATCTGAACGACCGCGCCTCCAGTGAAACCGACTGGGGAATCGAGCTGCGCACCCGCGATCGGCAACGCAAGCTGACCTCCAAAATCGATTCCGCCCTGCGCCGCATCGATGCGGGCGAGTACGGCTATTGCGAAGTGAGCGGCGAACCGATTGGCTTGAAACGGCTGATCGCTCGCCCGGTGGCCACTATGACGGTGGAAGCGCAGGAAGCGCATGAGCGCCGCGAGAAAATTTCCCGGGACGATTGAACGGCCTTGTGCGCAATCTTGCTCGATCGCGTTCGAAAGATTCTCGTCCTTAAACCATTGTTAGAAACTTCGTGTCTATGTGAGGTGGCTTGCCGAACAGGCAGGCCCGCATAACGGCACATGGCGAAGGAACGAGCTCAAGAAATGTCCGGTGTTGAAACTCGGAGCCTGTCGCGCGACAGCCTTTTCCTGATGGCCGAATTGCGGCTCAAGGGTCAGGAGGCGTCGGAGCAGGTAAAGGTGCGCAACCTTTCGGCCGGCGGCATGATGGCCGAAGGCGGACCATCCGTATGTGCTGGAATGAAGCTGTCGATCAAGCTGCGCAATATCGACTGGATCGAAGGCGCGGTTGCCTGGGTCCAGGATAACCGTTTCGGCATTGCCTTCGTGCAGGAAATCGACCCGAAGCTACCGCGCGCTCCGGTCGGCACTCACGATTTGGCGGCACCCCGCTTCGTGCGCACCGCAGGGGTCAATTCCGCATATGATCCGTCCCAGAAAAAGAGCCTGCGCAAAATCTAAGCGTTGGCCCGGCGCCTCGTTCGACATTAGCGACATTGCAGGTGCGCTCTTCGCCGCCTAGTCACGGGGCAGCCATGTCCAGACTGTCTCGCCCGATCCTGCTCGCCCTTGGCGCCATGCTGCTGGCGGGCTGCGATGGCGGCGCCGACGACGGCGTGGTCGATGTCGCCTTTATCGGCAACAGCGACAGCCCCTTTGCCAGCGGATTGCGGCTGGGCCCGGCAGCACAGCATGTCCGCGCCGCGACGGCCGAAGGGTTGGTGTCGCTCAACGAACAGGGCGAAATCGTCCCCGGGCTGGCCGAAAGCTGGATCGTTACCGATGACGGGCTGAGCTACATCTTCCGCCTTCGCAATACGCAGTGGCCGGATGGCAGCCGCGTTACCGGCCAATCGGCGCGCGATGCCCTGATCGCCACGCGGCGCCAGCTGATCGGCACATCGCTGGGCCATGATCTGGCGAAGGTCGATGCCGTATTGGCGATGGCTGGGCGGGTGATCGAAATTCGTTTGCAAAGCCCGATGCCCGATTTGCTGCAATTGCTCGCCCAGCCCGAACTGGGCCTGCGCCAGGATGGGGAGGGCATTGGGCCGATGACGATGCGCCGCGAAGGCGATGTGGCGATGCTCGGCGCCTTGCCGCCGTCGCGGCGCGGCCTGCCGGAAAACCCGAATTGGGAAGAGGATTATCGCCAGGTCACGCTCAGGGCGCTGCCGGTGGAACAGGCGCTTGCAGCCTTTGCGCAGGGCAAGGTCGAAGTGGTGCTGGGCGGGACGTTGGCCAATTTGCCGTTGGCCGATACCGGCCCGCTATCGCGCGGGACGGTGCGGCTGGACCCGGCGCTCGGCCTGTTTGGCCTGCGGGTAACCGCCAAAGACGGCATGCTTGCCGATGCGGAGCTGCGCGAGGCGCTGGCCATGGCGATCGATCGCAGCGATCTGCTCGTCCCGTTCAACATTGCCGGGTGGTCGCCTGCCACACGCCTGGCAGCGCCGTCGCAATTGATCGGCGAGCAGATCGGGCCGGAACGCTGGACGAACCAGGCGATCGAGGATCGGCGCGGCGTGGCGCGCAGGCGAATACTTACCTGGCGGGCGGCGAATGATCGGCGAAGTAACGAGCCGCTGCCGCTGACCATCGCCCTGCCGCAGGGGCCGGGCGCGGAATTGCTGCTGCGCGAGCTGAATGCCGATTTCGAAGCGATCGGGATCGTGCTGCAACGCGCCGAGGCCGGCACGCGGCCAGACCTGCGGCTGGTCGACCGGGTGGCCCGGTTTCCGGGCCTGCGCTGGTATCTCAACCAGTTCAATTGCGCGCTCGACAACGGTGCTTGTTCGACCGTGGCCGACGATCTGGTGGCCGAAGCCTCCATGGCATCGGACGCGCAGCAGCGCGCCGCCTTGCTGGCGCAGGCGGAGGCGGCGCTGGTCGATGCCAATGCCTATATTCCGCTGGGGTCACCGGTCCGCTGGTCGTTGGTGCGCGGCCAGATCGACGGGTTTGTCGAGAACCCGTGGAACCTGCATCCCTTGTTCCCCCTTGCCCAGCGCCCCATCTAGACTGAGCAGAAGGAGCAGATAATGGATGATCCCCAAGGGGCGCAGCAACCGGGCCTCCGGCCAATGGGGCTGGAACTGCCCACCGGAACCGATGCGGCCAGCGTGCGCAAGCGGATCGAGGCGATGGAGCATCTGCTCGAACGCAGTTTCACTATTCCCGGCATCAACTATCCGATCGGACTCGATTCGATCGTCGGCCTGGTGCCGGTAATCGGCGATATCGTGACCGCCGCGATGGGCAGTTATCTGATCTGGGAAGCCCGTAATCTGGGCCTGCCGAAATGGAAGTTGTGGCGCATGGCGGGCAATATCGCGGTCGATACCGGGCTGGGCGCGGTGCCTCTGGTGGGCGATGCGTTCGATCTGCTTTATCGTTCGAACACACGCAACCTGCGGATCGTGAAGAAGCACCTCGATAAACATCACCCCGAAACGATGGTGATCGAACAATAGTTTCTCGGCCCCGCCGTTCCTCCTATAGGCTGCGGCCATGTCCGATAGCGTAACCTATTCCTCCTATCTCGATCTGGACCGGATCCTGTCGGCGCAGCACCCGGCCTCCGCCGCGCATGACGAGATGCTGTTCATCATCGTCCACCAGGCGAGTGAATTGTGGCTCAAGCTGTGCCTGCACGAGCTTACCTCGGCACGCGAATGCCTGAAGGACGATACGCTGCGCCCGGCTTTCAAGATGCTGGCGCGGGTGGCGCGGGCGCAGGGACAGCTGATCCAGAGCTGGGATGTGCTGAGCACCATGACCCCGCATGATTATTCGCGGGTTCGTCCGCATCTGGGCAATTCCTCCGGCTTCCAGTCGGCGCAATATCGCTGCATGGAATTCATGCTGGGCGGGCGCAATCCCGATATGGTCACGATGCACGAAGCGACCCCGCAAGTGGCCGAAATGTTGCGCGCGGAACTGGACCGGCCCAGCCTGTATGACGAAGCCGTGCGGCTACTGGCGCGGCGCGGTTTCGCCATCCCGGCCGCGGTGCTGGCGCGCGATACGAACGTTCCGTGGACCGCCTCTGCGCAAGTCGAAGGCGCGTGGGCCGAAATCTATCGCAATCCGCAGGAATATTGGGACCTGTACGAATTGGCGGAAAAGCTGGTCGATCTGGAATATCACTTCCAACGCTGGCGCTTCGGACATCTCAAGACGGTGGAGCGGATCATCGGGTTCAAGAAGGGCACCGGAGGCACGGCAGGCGTGCCCTATCTGGCGAAGGTGCTGGAGCAGACCTTCTTTCCCGAATTGTTGTCGGTAAGGACCGAAATATGAGCAAGGCCACCGCAGATCGCCGGATCTGGGACATCTCGCAGAAACTGCGTCCGGGTCTGCCCGTCTGGCCGGGAGACACGGCGTTTGCGGCGGCCAGGACGTGGCAGATGGAAGATGGCAGCCCGGTCAATGTGTCCGCGCTGACGCTTTCGACCCATAGCGGCGCACATGCCGATGCGCCGCTGCATTATTCGCCCGACGGCGACGATATTGCCAGCGTATCGCTGGAGCCATTTATCGGCGAATGCCTGGTGGTCGATGCGCGCGATGTGACGGGCGAGATCGATGTGGCGGATTTGCCCGATATCGACAGCGCCGACCGCGTGGTGTTCCGCACCTATGAACGCTTTCCCCATGATGAGTGGGACGCCGCGCATATCCCCATTTCGCCAGAGACGATCGAATGGCTGGCGGTACAAGGGGTGAAGCTGGTCGGGATGGACGGCCCCTCGCTCGATCCGCAGGATTCCAAGGATATGTTGGCGCATAAGGCTGTCCTGGCGGCCGATATGCGCGTGCTGGAAGGGCTGGTGCTCGACGATGTGGAGCCGGGCCGATACGAGCTGATCGCGCTGCCGCTGCCGATAGTGGCAGGCGATGCTTCGCCGGTGCGGGCCATCTTGCGAGAGCTGGGATGAGCGTGACGGACGAAGCGAAGCAGCTCGACGCAGCCGATCCGCTGGCCGAATATCGCGGCCGCTTCCACATGCCCGAAGGCGTGATCTACCTCGACGGCAACTCGCTGGGCCCGCTTCCGCAGGCCACTCCGGGGCGGATCGAGGAGGTCATCCGCCAGGAATGGGGCGATGGACTGATCCGCAGCTGGAACGATGCGGATTGGGTGTCCGCCCCCCAGCGCATCGGCGCGAAAATCGCCCCGCTGATCGGTGCGCAGCCGCATGAGGTGATCGCCTGCGATTCGACCTCGGTCAATATCTTCAAGCTGATCGCTGCCGCCTTGCAGATGCGCCCCGATCGCAAAGTGGTGCTGAGCGAGCCAGGCAATTTTCCGACCGATATCTACATGATCGAAGGGCTGGAGGCGCAAGGGCTGGCCCAGCGCCGCCTGGCCGAAGCGGACCAAATCGAAGCGGCACTGGACGGCGATGTTGCGCTACTGATGCTGACCCATGTCCACTACAAGACCGGACGCCTGCACGATATGAAGCGCCTGACCGCCAAGGCGCATGAGGCCGGCGCGCTGGTAATGTGGGATCTCGCGCATACGGCAGGGGCGCTCCCGGTATCGCTGAACGAATGTGTTCCTGATGGCGACGGGGCCGATTTCGCGGTCGGCTGCGGGTATAAATACTTCAATGGCGGCCCCGGCGCGCCTGCTTTCGCCTATGTTGCCGAACGGCATCATGATGATTTGCACCAACCGCTCACCGGCTGGTTCGGCCATGCCCAACCGTTCGCCTTCAGCGACGACTACACACCGGGCGAGGGAGTCGATCGCTTGCAGGCCGGAACCCCGCCTATCCTCGGCCTCGCCGCGCTCGAAGTCGGGGTGGAACTGATTGCGGAAATCGGGGTCGAGCGGCTTTGGAAAAAGTCGCGCGCCCTGTCCGAATTTTTCCTGTGTTGCCTGGAGGAACTGGGGATCGACCTGCCGCTCGTCAGCCCGCCGAACAGCGCCGAACGCGGTAGCCAGCTGTCTTTCCGGCACGAGCACGCCTACGCCATCAGCCAGGCCCTGATCGCACGCGGCATAATCGGCGATTTCCGCGATCCGGACATCCTGCGGCTAGGATTCGCG comes from Alteripontixanthobacter sp. and encodes:
- a CDS encoding Pycsar system effector family protein, yielding MSETAPKGEAAAPDIVRATPSKLSPSGYSNHAIHLVRTVQNNTLALSQMADQKASILMGATFLVFSISVSRSLAGDLPWSLALLAGFAFASSLCAVMAVLPAIGKPKGPAPGTVQRPNPLFFGSFANRDEDEWRDEVLELLKGDEEVFSTMLHDIYQNGMVLQHKKYRYLTLAYRIFIIGLVLTMIAFIIEMAITY
- a CDS encoding response regulator; the encoded protein is MAKKILVVEDNDLNRKLFCDVLKAGGFEVEPVADGEVAINAARAFAPDLAIMDINLAGVSGIDLIARMKQDSALASVPVLAVTAYAGKGDEEKIRGAGAADYLAKPVSIGPFMRAVKALLD
- a CDS encoding DUF3572 domain-containing protein is translated as MDSEALALSALGWILTDSQRAERLLSLTGLTPDQLRGGLGDPGVLASVLEFLANHEPDLILAADALETTPEALIAASRELNA
- a CDS encoding HAD family hydrolase, which encodes MSRPLVISDCDEVLLRMVAHFHEWLEESQGVDFHLKGNNFATAMRWQSTGEPLAEKDIWRFLGGFFDTEMHRQDPIAGALEGIGALREHADVVVLTNLNDARQQMRVDQLRTHGLDVPVYTNTGPKGPALRRILDEYRPSRAIFIDDLAQHHGSAKTDAPELHRLHLCGEPSIAPHIDCAYEAGHAHARIDDWQAALPWILERLEREPA
- a CDS encoding RidA family protein, with protein sequence MSIDARLAELGIKLPEAAAPVASYVPVVAHGGFAHVSGQLPFIDGQLVTGRLGEDVSLDRGIAAARACGLMILAQLKNARISLDSVERIVKLGAFVNSDPHFADQPKVANGASELMFDIFGEIGRHSRSAVGVPVLPLHAAVEVDAIIAIRPD
- a CDS encoding glycerophosphodiester phosphodiesterase family protein, which codes for MSSRAGWIRGQIFAHRGLHLAAVPENSPAAFEAAIARGLGIECDVQASRDWQAMVFHDWELDRLTDEAGPLLERDAAEIGGVTLSANGEAIPNLPHLLEQIGGRAALLIEIKSRRGFPVEQLCRSVGNALAGYDGDAAVMSFDPRAPRWFADHAPDIVRGLVVTEEGKKGPRGAWERRLALRHSRAEFLAYDIRDLPSRFAARARARGLPVASWTVRTPELRERAAQHADAPIAEGDGLA
- a CDS encoding GNAT family N-acetyltransferase, with the protein product MSETQLTIRVADSVGELPRANWDALAGADNPFVSHDFLTALEDSGSVGPGTGWQSAPLVLESGGVLLAAMPSYVKGHSQGEFVFDHAWADAYERAGGSYYPKLQIAAPFTPATGPRLLLSDASLAGPLLRGAEQLCAQNGFSSAHATFIEPGQLPLFDDAGWLLRQDIQFHWENRDYRSFEDFLGALASRKRKAVRKERAAAQEGLRIERLSGAQIRAEHWDIFWDFYQDTGARKWGTPYLTRSAFTLLGERMGEKIVLVLAFDDDDLPIAGALNFVGSDTLYGRYWGCSRDVRFLHFELCYYQAIDIAIERGLSRVEAGAQGGHKLARGYEPSVTHSAHWIADPGFREAVSDFLQRERDGVAGDRLFLNERTPFKKG
- the dksA gene encoding RNA polymerase-binding protein DksA translates to MAATAQDEIDILEKAKRSLPADYVPSDDERYMNEKQQDYFRMLLLEWKKSIHSAASATLQSLQDGPIREADLNDRASSETDWGIELRTRDRQRKLTSKIDSALRRIDAGEYGYCEVSGEPIGLKRLIARPVATMTVEAQEAHERREKISRDD
- a CDS encoding PilZ domain-containing protein, translating into MSGVETRSLSRDSLFLMAELRLKGQEASEQVKVRNLSAGGMMAEGGPSVCAGMKLSIKLRNIDWIEGAVAWVQDNRFGIAFVQEIDPKLPRAPVGTHDLAAPRFVRTAGVNSAYDPSQKKSLRKI
- a CDS encoding ABC transporter substrate-binding protein; protein product: MSRLSRPILLALGAMLLAGCDGGADDGVVDVAFIGNSDSPFASGLRLGPAAQHVRAATAEGLVSLNEQGEIVPGLAESWIVTDDGLSYIFRLRNTQWPDGSRVTGQSARDALIATRRQLIGTSLGHDLAKVDAVLAMAGRVIEIRLQSPMPDLLQLLAQPELGLRQDGEGIGPMTMRREGDVAMLGALPPSRRGLPENPNWEEDYRQVTLRALPVEQALAAFAQGKVEVVLGGTLANLPLADTGPLSRGTVRLDPALGLFGLRVTAKDGMLADAELREALAMAIDRSDLLVPFNIAGWSPATRLAAPSQLIGEQIGPERWTNQAIEDRRGVARRRILTWRAANDRRSNEPLPLTIALPQGPGAELLLRELNADFEAIGIVLQRAEAGTRPDLRLVDRVARFPGLRWYLNQFNCALDNGACSTVADDLVAEASMASDAQQRAALLAQAEAALVDANAYIPLGSPVRWSLVRGQIDGFVENPWNLHPLFPLAQRPI
- a CDS encoding DUF4112 domain-containing protein; amino-acid sequence: MDDPQGAQQPGLRPMGLELPTGTDAASVRKRIEAMEHLLERSFTIPGINYPIGLDSIVGLVPVIGDIVTAAMGSYLIWEARNLGLPKWKLWRMAGNIAVDTGLGAVPLVGDAFDLLYRSNTRNLRIVKKHLDKHHPETMVIEQ
- the kynA gene encoding tryptophan 2,3-dioxygenase; the protein is MSDSVTYSSYLDLDRILSAQHPASAAHDEMLFIIVHQASELWLKLCLHELTSARECLKDDTLRPAFKMLARVARAQGQLIQSWDVLSTMTPHDYSRVRPHLGNSSGFQSAQYRCMEFMLGGRNPDMVTMHEATPQVAEMLRAELDRPSLYDEAVRLLARRGFAIPAAVLARDTNVPWTASAQVEGAWAEIYRNPQEYWDLYELAEKLVDLEYHFQRWRFGHLKTVERIIGFKKGTGGTAGVPYLAKVLEQTFFPELLSVRTEI
- the kynB gene encoding arylformamidase — encoded protein: MSKATADRRIWDISQKLRPGLPVWPGDTAFAAARTWQMEDGSPVNVSALTLSTHSGAHADAPLHYSPDGDDIASVSLEPFIGECLVVDARDVTGEIDVADLPDIDSADRVVFRTYERFPHDEWDAAHIPISPETIEWLAVQGVKLVGMDGPSLDPQDSKDMLAHKAVLAADMRVLEGLVLDDVEPGRYELIALPLPIVAGDASPVRAILRELG
- the kynU gene encoding kynureninase; protein product: MTDEAKQLDAADPLAEYRGRFHMPEGVIYLDGNSLGPLPQATPGRIEEVIRQEWGDGLIRSWNDADWVSAPQRIGAKIAPLIGAQPHEVIACDSTSVNIFKLIAAALQMRPDRKVVLSEPGNFPTDIYMIEGLEAQGLAQRRLAEADQIEAALDGDVALLMLTHVHYKTGRLHDMKRLTAKAHEAGALVMWDLAHTAGALPVSLNECVPDGDGADFAVGCGYKYFNGGPGAPAFAYVAERHHDDLHQPLTGWFGHAQPFAFSDDYTPGEGVDRLQAGTPPILGLAALEVGVELIAEIGVERLWKKSRALSEFFLCCLEELGIDLPLVSPPNSAERGSQLSFRHEHAYAISQALIARGIIGDFRDPDILRLGFAPAYLRFADVADAARQLGEVLSSGEWDRPEFRERAAVT